TAATGCAGAAACAAAGCTGGTCGCTTTCACAGTGCTAAAATTATGCAAAATGGCAGCACTGATAAGAATACAGGCATAAAAAGCGGCTTCCTTTTGATCAGTAGCCCAAAATAGAGCTTCCATCTTCGGCAGGAACATCAGGGTGATTACCTTCAAACACAATCACTGCAGCGGACCTGACTGAATGATGCAGAAACATGAATATAGCTCACAAGCTTTCCCTTTAACCAGAGAGGTATTAGCACATCAGAGATGTCCACCTCTGCAGTACTGGAACATTTTAGTTGCCCCAGCACATCCACTTCAATCAGAAAGATCTGCCTGATTGAGAAAACCTGTAGGAGGTAGCTCTGTATTTACAAATTACATAAGAAAGAATGCGTAGAAGCTGCTTTCCCTCTCCAGTCTATCCAGTAATGACAGTGTTTGCAGACAGCATCACAGAGCATCAGGGTGTATTGATTGCAGACTGGATGTCAGTGAAGGAAGAGGCCACAGTTAAACACTTCATATCTGCGTCCACTTCTGTTTTAATATTGAGAAGCCAAACTTCAGCAGAAAAGTCTTGTTGAAATGAATAATAACAATGCTTTCGGGTGGATCGTGGCTGCTGAACACAGATCACTTTGCCCTTAGAACAAACCCTTCACTACAGTGGCTTCTGTAATTAAGCTTTAAATAATCTAAATTAGGATTTGGGGCATCATTGTCACCGTTTGTAGGGGCATTTCCAGCAACATTTGCACACTTAACACACTAAAATCTCAAGTAAACATCAATCGTGGAGTTTATCTGAGACTAAACTGTTTTAATTTCATTCTTCCTAAACATTCCAGAGCCTTACCTGACCAAAGAGAGAATTGAGGATGGTCCGTAGATTGATATCAGATGTTGAGGAAGCAGCACTGGACCTCCGTGATCTACGGGATGACCTGCTGGATGGTGGGACAAGGGAGCATGAGGACGGGGAAGGACTGCTGATGTGACCACCGCCATTGGTCAACCTGCCCCCCTTATGGTCACTCGGCTCACAAAGGGGGGTCCTGTCATCGTTGCTATCCGACAGAGAGGGTACCCTGGGGACAGGACGGGGGAGCGTGTGACACCGCCGGGAATGCTCAGGTTCATGTCCTGCTGCCGGCGGACGGTCCTCCTGGTTTTGCTTCCTGCGGTGGTGATGACGGTGTGTGGCTTTGGATGTCCTGGAGCGCTCCCTCACACCCCGGCCTGCTTCGCCGTTGGGCTCCTGAGGAACGGGCACTTGGCTGTGTGGGGCATGTGACTTGCACTTACCCCGCGTGGCTGCATTATTACTACTGTGTGGGCTGCCGACCAGGGAGGGATGGCACAGGGGTCTCCGGGCGCTTACATCGCCTTCAGCCGACCAGAAGGACTCGTCTGTTTTGCTGCTGCCCTGGAGTCCGGCGGGACGGTGGTGATGCTGGTGCTGATGCTGATGGTGGTGCTGACCTCTTCGGCTTTCGGTTCTGGGCTCAGGGAGCTGTGTCGGTCTCCTCGTAGCTGAAGATGATTTCAGGAGGGAGGTTGTGGAATCAGATTTGGTAAAGGATGCGCTCATTGCGGCGGATCTGATGTCTGCCTCCGTGGGTTGTTAATCGACATCATTTTCTTCTCTCCACTGTCGAAACATGCTGTTCAGTGAAGCCTGTCCGCTTCGAGTTGAGCTACATTTCACCACCTGATGGCTGTGCGGCAGCGCGCTCAGACAGCTGAACAGAGGGAGTACATACGCTGCTGCAGAGCGCGTCACCTGTTCATTAATGTTTTCCGTGGCTGACGTGGCTGTGGACCGTTATAAGAAAGCTCGGCAATTTGCAAACTTTCTATGAGCATGTAGATAAAATTGTACTCCCCAAGTGGAAGAGCGGACTCATATTAAATTACGATGTGGTTAATAAAGTATATTAATAACTAGCCTACagcaatttgaaaaaaaacttggaTGTCCTTGTATTCATTTATCAGGTTCCTATTGCaccagggggggggggggggggaagggggaATCACAGGGTTCTTATCGTCTTCAAGTTAAGAAAATAGAACCTAAGATAAACAACACGTGACATATTGTGTCGTGTCATTAGGCCtacttatttaacaaaaactaagataAGAAGCAGAAGCAATGTGTGGAAAGTAACTACACCCTTACTGTTTTGTTAAGATGGTatgtagcagccaggtgctgatTAACTGATAATCAGTAAGGATCATAGAGAAGCTAATGTTTCTGCCTATGAATCTGGGATGGGCACAATGCCATTTCCAAATAATTTGGAGTCCTTCTTTCTACAGTGAGAAATATTATTCTCAAGTGGAAAACACAGCTGCCAATCTCCCTGGCAGAGGTCGCCCCAGCAAGTTAAACCCAAGGTCAGACTCAAAAACTGCAGAACCTCGCGATTTCCTCATGATTTCCATCACCTCGCCCTCCCCCTCTGTATTGCCCTGTCGTGTGTGTGGGACCGCGGTGGGGGGGGCGTCCCATGGGGCTGGTGCAGTGATGTCACGGGGGGTGGCCTGCTGGGGTGAGGATGATGCTGCGGGTTTTGCCTGGGTCGCTCCCACCCACTGGTGCTTTTCCACCAAGCCCCGCCCGGATGTTTACCAACTGTATCGGGCTGGGGGGCCTGTGTCTTGCCGCTCCTGGCTCCTCCCTGTGGGTTGGGCGAGCCCCCTTTGTCCATCTTACGCCTTGCCCTCGGCGGGGTCGCGatgcgggtgtgtgtgtgtgtgtgtgtgtggtggtggtggtggtggggtcaCCCTCCACCTACCCTCCGTACCATATCCGCTGTTTTACTCAGGATGTCCTGGCTGTTACCTTTCCTTGGGTCTAGCTGGGCATCACGGGTCCTGCTGGGACTGTCCAGAGCACTGGTGGAGCTGCACTGGCCCAGCACACCAGCACCAGCTGTAATCCATCCTGTCACTATGGTCACTGGTCACTGGTCGCTGAGTAAGTGTTGAAGGTCAACATCACTGCTTTATGTCTGACTGCTGGATGGCTTTATTTCTGGTGGATACGGGGGTTACTTACAGACCACAACACAAACTTCCACACATTCATCTATATGCACCACAGTAcaccttacacacacacacacacacacacacacacacacacacacacacacacacacacacacacacacacacacacgtcattGTCTGTCTTCTGTCTATTGTCTTTATCTCTCCTGTCCTTTTGTGTTCCACTGTTGGTGATTCTAGTCCTCTCCGACTaaatcaaggtttttttttaatcaataaagCTTGTTAGATTAGATGGTCAAAGAGAGCTGGTAAAGGACACACTCACCATCACTTGCACCTATGCACAAGAAAAATTGCAAGATTAAATTGTATATATAAGAAAAATTGTTTCTTGCCAGACCTTGGCACCAACCATTGATATATATGCAgacaggaaaaaacaaaacaaacaaaataaaatgcagaaaacccaagagcttcatctcagactctacagtccagagttaacatgttaaatgttaaagttcatgacaataTAAGCAGACAAAGACTTAACTAGTATGGCGGGTTTGAAAGCGTTgaaggagaaagcctcttctctcgaAATAGAACATGGCAGCAAAGTTTAGGTTTGTGAAGTTGTATATGCACacaccacaagacttctggaacaatgtcctttggataAATGAGACCGAAGTGACTATGTTTGGTCGTAATGCATCTCATTAGGtgaaaaaccaaacacagcatatcagcacaaacacccgATACAAACTGCCAAGTTGTGGTTGTGGAGGACTGACGATTTGGTCCAAAACTGGTTCATACAACTTGACAATAATTCAAGGTTCAGCTCCAAATCTACAACTGAACGtctcaaaaagaaaagagtcaCGATGTTACTACCCAAAGTCAAGACCTCAACCTGAATGAAATACTGTGGCAGGACCCAGAGAGAAGTGTGCAGAAATAAATTCATGTAAACCTCAATTAACTGAAGCTTTTCTGGTTAAGAAGAGTGGACAAAAAATTCTCCAAAGGGATGTGAGAGTGTGAAAACATCATATAGAAAATGATAGCCTTAAGTTTTTGCTGATAAAGGTGGTTCTATAAGGTATTTAATCATtgggtgtacttagtttttcccacactgcttctgcatttattaaataaagaatgacacagtgtaataagTAATCTTTTATTGATCATCTGAGGTCAGATCTGAGTCTTACCTGGTAAGAATcagattttcatttttaaaaagtgatgtcctgatttttaaatttttagaattgaaagagggtGTACCTTGTGTTCTCATGGGTGTTTATATACGATGCAGAAAATACATGGAATATTCACAATCAGAGCTAGAATATGTACTAGCTATTGTGACTCTTCTTGCATACTTACCTGCATTTCAATGACTTACTGTCAGTGGAATTTAACCATTCAACACTGTATGGGGACCACTGATCCCATGAACTTTATTTCAGCCAACAAATCCACACAGATGTGGGGGGCACTTTTTTTAAGCTACATTTTCACACATATGTGCTTACAATCACTCTGCTATGTCAATCCATACTGTTAAGAGAATATTCTTTTGGTCCTATTTGGTAAATGTTTCACACCTGCATAGTCTGCTTTATTAATTCAAGGACTGCAGGTTAATATAATATTCTTAGGTCCTTAAAATATGCAGCCTAAATGTACTAGACGATCTGACAAGCACTTAAAGCCAAAGGACACAAATGtaacgtttctttttttttccaactccaAATTGTCAGTTAAAGCCAGAATCAATTTAAATGCTGCTGACTTTATATTCTCTTAAGGCAATACAGGTGTGACAGCAAATAGCTATTGTTATACTGAGAAAACGCAGCAGTGGTTACATTTTTGCATTGTTATGCCTCTCTGTACCTCTACTTTAAAACTGCACCTAGATGAAAAGTGGTccaatcatttatttttttatttgtatgcaTTTTCTCTGTTAAACTATGATGAGGGAAGCTttgagagaaataaagtctgctgTGGAAAAGCCACCCCAGTATTGATTATTCACTTACAATACCACCACAGTAATGTAAGTGTATAATCAATACCAGAGTGGGATTTCAACAGACATCTTTATCCATTGGAAAAAGCTCCCTCAGCAGAGGATACTGAAATAAATGCATGCACTGTGAAGTCAGGGTTCAGATCTGCAACGCTCGTGTAAAAGTGAGAAGATTGACAACAGCTGGTTAAATAAGATACTCGACCATTTATTAAATGTACAGAAATACTGTTCAAAATCCACACAAGAATGTGTTCAAAGACAAATCCTTAATCCTAATGTAAACAAAATGGTTGCCCCACCATACAGTGTATATAAAGCCAATGCTTTGGAATTAGTTTTCTATTGTGGATTAGCAGCACTGTTGATTTAATACCCAATTATGGACGTGAGTGTCAGGGCCATCTGATGTTGTAAACAGCGTGTAAATGATCACACCTTTGTAAACATTAGAACGGAATAGATGTGTGTCTTGAATTGCTGTGGACAAGTAAAGGAGCAGAAGATTATTGATCTTTTAGACTGTGCACATACAGTATATCCATGGAGTTTCATTGAAAAAATAAGGGTTGTGGTTTTCATATTGGGTACCATTCTGTGCTGCAAAATtacagtgattaaaaaaaaaggaaaaatattaCAGAACAACAGAGAGAGTACCTCAGAAACATTTTACAGAGTATACTAACCAAATCTATCAAAAAGGATTTTTATGGTAGGCTTTTTGAATCAGAGAAGGACTTGCAATCACTTTAGTTCTGAATTAAGACAACACAATAGTTAAAGCACTGAAGACAGTCATTTCAAAACATCTCAGACCATTCagggtattatttttttttccacttcaaCCCTATTTACAGAAATACAAACCTGATATCAAATGCAACCAAATTACAAGAGTTTAGTAAAGTTACTAAAAACACTTCATCTCCATTGTCACAGCACAGGCCGACTCACACAATTTGACCTTGAAATGTGCTTATCTAACCACATCGTGTGAAAGCGGAACTGATTTTCAAAGGGGAGCACATTTAACTACCACACCACCAGGAGTCAGGACAGAGACATCAGCTGCGTCTGTAAACATTCAAATCATGATCGTCCCGATCAACACTGAACCTCACTTATCAAACCACGTATGGATAAACgtatttcaaacaaatcttGTGCTACTGTTATAACACTATAATAGCACTATTtacaaaacattttctttggatgtgtgtgtgaaaattgCCATTGCGTGAGGGTTCCCAGGGACCCGGACTTTAATGAACACTTGAAATTCTAAGAAGAActctttatttcttattttgtaTCTCTTAAGTCATTTTGTTCTGACACTTCAATTGCCTCAATGTGCTTATTAGACTTTTTGCACAGCAGGTTAACAAGAAGAAAGCAATATTTCCTTCATAAGATCTTCGATTATGTTGTGGATTTTTATAAATAATAATGAGCATTACAATTACTGACAAAATGTCAACATTCTGTGAGCACGAGGGCCCAGCCATTCATAAAAATGTGAACACTCTGAAGTTCCACTAACAATCTGAATCAAAATTCTGCTAAATATCTTGTTTAATATAAAAGTTTAAATTACTAAATTTCTTAGCCCTTGCAGAAGTGTATGTAGGTGTTACATGTTGTCATGTGCCTTACTTAAGGCTTGGGAAGAAGGCTCTAGGCTGATAAATGATTACTCAACAACTTCACTTCATCAATAGTTAATAGAAAAGGTTGGCCTATGAATCCATTATGCTGTAAGGAATAACATCAAATgggtaagaaaaaataaattggCGCTAttttatggccctgtcacactgttgcgtatgagagaagcgtatgagttgcgtatgaaaattaataatataattttcatacgcacgaaaagtccttgaaaataaagaataactagcgtatgagtagcatatgaactgcgcatgcccagcgtacgtttcaacgcgcctatatcagcagcctttccacattgctccattattgcagtagacgacgcgctatcaacatctctcgagacattcatctcgatcatgcctcccaagaagcaatcgtcgtttgcccgggccctgggccgaggaaaaggcaaaaaaacacaagaatcattctcacccaaacctgctgaaatgcctgatgcacctgcggctgatgagttacatgcttctgagcgatcaagatccccaactcctcctcctgaccgctcccgtgaatcgtcgattgcctgccgcctccatctccgcccgtcttgcggagatggaggcggcagacgggcggaggctataaatacgctagctgtacggtacaccttcatggcaacatatggcaatttatgtccagcgttctcgacctatcagtaacgtacctatatcgtacctctagcgtattcagcgtatgcctagcgtatgcttagcgtattaaccatacgcacaaaagttttgagcatgttcaaaaatgtatttctgcctcagcgtatgccaacgtatgccaacgtatgccagcgtgcttgaaacgtatacaacctatgcctaacgttcccctggcgtatgtcagcgtataccagcgtatgagtgataattttcatacgcaactcatatgcttctctcatacgcaacagtgtgacagggcctttagaGCCATTTTTTCCATTTTGGGTTACATACGTTGCTCTCTATCTTCATACTGTTAAACCGTTTTATGTGACAaccaaaataaataagaaatgatAGAAATGATTCACAGGAACTGTTTTGCTCTACTATTGGCCCAAAGTCAGAGAGATGCATCATGGTGGGCATTCAGTAAGGTCAGccattcaaaataaaaatagagaaaacTAAGCCGACGTGTGTAGCCTGGTTTCATGGAATAGCATATGAATAACACATCAGATCGTGTAGCGTGTTATTACTACACATTTAATAGCGGGTACTGGAGTGCGATGACACCCTGATGAGAAGGTCTGCCTTAACCATAATCGTATTGTGTGTAATTTCACAGATATAATAGATATACCTAGAGATTAAAATGCACAGAAATGACATGCAAAGTGTGGCTGAAGTGTGTTATTTATATACAATGCCATGAGATCCTGTTAAAATGCCCCCATCTCTCCAATTATTACACAATATTTACATGGCTGCATGAATTAACATGTGCTCACAATGTTCTGTAAAATGAAAGTGTGCAATTTTAAATATGGCTGCATTTTACACAACTACAATAGGCAAAAAGAGAATTGATAAAAGAGGTCCAATGTTTGGTCATCTGCAAGGGAGAGTTATGAGCAATACTGTGTGAGTCGGAGAATATGTACACAGTGAATATAAGAGCTGGTCTGGAGGCAGAAAAATAGTTGCTCCCCAATCTTACAGACTTCCCTTAATGCCATCTGTCTCTTGTTTGGTTTCTCACTCACACCTATTTCCCGTCCTTGTCCTCTAAACGGCCTGGAGTAAAAATGTAGTCCAAGGCTTGCCTCTCAGCAGCGGCCACGTTGGGGTGCCAAAGGTCCACCATGAAAACAACCCGGAGGCCGTCCTCTGGGCTGCCTACATACACAGACCAAGCAAACCAAGCAACACAAACATCAAGAACCCCTTTATGACATGTTTTTGAACCGGGGCCCATATCAAACTCATATTGAAAGATCTTACAATTTTCTTAGCTACTGGATTGTTCTGCACTTTGAAGCCAATCCTCTTTCTACAGAGATATAAGcaacacacagagaaaaaaaggcTCAGTATAAATCCCTTCTTACCCTCATGGAAAGCCCTGTGGAGGAAGGAGTCGTCAAAAAGCAGACAGCTGCCCTCGGACCAGCACTGTGGCTCTCCACCAACTACAAGCTCACAGGATGGAGGTACTCTGAGACCTAGGAGAAAAAATAATAAGTCCATCCATGAGTCATTATGGGATGCTGTCCCCCATCCCATCCATAGTTCTTAGTTTGTCCTTTATCATACATGGAACAGTCTAAGAACAAGGTTATTACAGTATGTCGTTTTAAAGGATCTTTCCAAGTGTCTTGCCTTTATAGCCAGAAGAAAATATAGTTAAAGctcaggtttagtgaaaacaatAACAATTTGAGCATATGGCACAACATTTCAGCCATGTGCTTTCCTTAGTCAAGAGAGTTCAGGGCTTTAGTctgaaaacaacagcagctgaTCCACTGTGTTGCTCCTTCTCTCTATTAAAATATGCTTATGCTGTGTTGGGTTAAATACACACTGAGCCACATCAGTTCCAGTTCACTGAACACTCTTACCCAGGTGGCAGCGCAGCCTGACATTTGTTGGACCGTAGTGCTCAGTAATGAGAGCTCCAGGCGTCAGCACAGAGAAGCAGGCATTTCCAAATACGTTGTTGGCGATGAAGGTTCGCAGCTGACCCAGCACCCGCCAGGCCCGCGGACATCTCCTGACATTTAGAACCAGAGGGGTGCCTTGGTTGACCAGGTAGTAGGTCCACCACTGCCCACGAGGAGTGCTGTTGGCTTTCCACCCTGGTGGGAGGGAGGAGCCGCTGCGGGCTGGAGGTTGGTGGTAGATGCTCTCAAACTCAGCAAGAAGGGCAGGGAAGCTCTGCTCAAGCAGCTCCACATCATGTCTCTGTACTTCTCTGGAGAAGAATGGGGCTGACGGTAGGTCGGGGAGGAAGAACACCTCCGGCCGCTGGATAGTTGGTCGGCTGTTCAGGTATCGGCCTTGGTCACGGACTCCTTTGTGCACCCTGCCCATACCTGACCAGGTGTAGCGCTTGGCGTAATCCTGCAGGCTGTGATAGAGCCTCTGGTTTAGACTCTCACCAGCGCTGGTACAGCGGAAGCAATCTGACGACTGGCAGAAAGCAAAGCCGTTCTGATCTTCTAACACTGACCCATGTTTACCTTTCCCCTTGCCACGACAGTCTGAACTCATGAAACCCCCCACCACCCCTCCAATCCGACCAGACCCCGACAGATACCTCCCACGTAGCGGGCTGGGACCATGCTCCCGCCCCACTCTGTAACAGTACCACATAAACAGTAGCAGCACACACATGGCTATAGCAAAAGCACAGATCTCACACTCCCGCACAGACTGAATCCCTCCAGCCACCATCTCCCTCACACTCTCGAGTGACCACTCCATCTTGGCTCCTTTCTGGATTGCTGAATCTGATAGAAATATAAAGTGCTGATGAAAGGTCTGTTAACTTGTCTTTGCCTGATTGTGATTGAAAGAGGCCTTAAACCACACACAGGGTGCTCTGGAGTCTAGTGTCAAGCAGCTCTTATGGGCCCCTCTGATGTAAACAGTCTGCTGATTTGATCCGACACTCTCGCTCTTCAGGCCTAACATTTCAGCACTCTGCAGCGAGGGAAGGTTTCTCCTTGCATGATGTCTGGCTGTGTGGTGTTTGAGCTGCTCTCTTGCTTGTTCTTTCAGACAAATGCACAGACACCTTGGCTTAGGGTTATATGCTCTCtggaaaacaaagacagaagCAGAAAAAGGGGGATAAGAACAGAAGAGGATGTTATAACTGGCAATGGGATGATGCTCAAATTGATATGAATTCCACAAACTCGGTTCTTGATGTGTTTGATTGCACTACACTTTCTTTTGTGATTGTGAAACACAATCTTCCTCTTCAGTTTGATACCAAATTGCCATCATGTATTCAATACATGTAAAGCACACCTGCTGGAACTCACCCACACACTGTGGACTTAAAAAATGACTGCACCCCGAGTACACACGTACACGTACAGTGAACACAATTTGTGTACTGTACCGCGCTGTGTAAAAGCATGAGTCATGGGCACATTGCTGCATTTAACACAAATCTCTCCCTTTTGTATTATTGAGCACCACGCAAACATGCGCGCGCGGCGACCAGTAAATTATGTAAACGTAAACAGTGTTGAAACCCACCCACATTTATAATTGGCATTCGTAGGTTGCCCAGCAGGAGCTGCATAAATGGATTCTCTGGAGAGGAAGGGGGATATATGTAGCCTGTGTAGTCGTATGTTAAGTATCAAAAGAATGATGCATTACATGATGATGATTATATAATGTATATGGACCA
This Odontesthes bonariensis isolate fOdoBon6 chromosome 6, fOdoBon6.hap1, whole genome shotgun sequence DNA region includes the following protein-coding sequences:
- the cabp1a gene encoding calcium-binding protein 1a isoform X2; translation: MSASFTKSDSTTSLLKSSSATRRPTQLPEPRTESRRGQHHHQHQHQHHHRPAGLQGSSKTDESFWSAEGDVSARRPLCHPSLVGSPHSSNNAATRGKCKSHAPHSQVPVPQEPNGEAGRGVRERSRTSKATHRHHHRRKQNQEDRPPAAGHEPEHSRRCHTLPRPVPRVPSLSDSNDDRTPLCEPSDHKGGRLTNGGGHISSPSPSSCSLVPPSSRSSRRSRRSSAASSTSDINLRTILNSLFGQDRELRPEEMDELRDAFKEFDKDKDGFISCKDLGNCMRTMGYMPTEMELIELSQQINMNLGGHVDFEDFVELMGPKLLAETADMIGIKELKDAFREFDTNGDGAISTTELRDAMRKLLGQQVGLKEVEDILREVDLNGDGLVDFEEFVRMMSR
- the cabp1a gene encoding calcium-binding protein 1a isoform X1 produces the protein MSASFTKSDSTTSLLKSSSATRRPTQLPEPRTESRRGQHHHQHQHQHHHRPAGLQGSSKTDESFWSAEGDVSARRPLCHPSLVGSPHSSNNAATRGKCKSHAPHSQVPVPQEPNGEAGRGVRERSRTSKATHRHHHRRKQNQEDRPPAAGHEPEHSRRCHTLPRPVPRVPSLSDSNDDRTPLCEPSDHKGGRLTNGGGHISSPSPSSCSLVPPSSRSSRRSRRSSAASSTSDINLRTILNSLFGQMLQDVERRLRLVLSCEEIGHTGYLGPYQDSIVSMTQNCVLVSNLLGQTCVFLSNGMAKCRQTDRELRPEEMDELRDAFKEFDKDKDGFISCKDLGNCMRTMGYMPTEMELIELSQQINMNLGGHVDFEDFVELMGPKLLAETADMIGIKELKDAFREFDTNGDGAISTTELRDAMRKLLGQQVGLKEVEDILREVDLNGDGLVDFEEFVRMMSR
- the asphd2 gene encoding aspartate beta-hydroxylase domain-containing protein 2, encoding MEWSLESVREMVAGGIQSVRECEICAFAIAMCVLLLFMWYCYRVGREHGPSPLRGRYLSGSGRIGGVVGGFMSSDCRGKGKGKHGSVLEDQNGFAFCQSSDCFRCTSAGESLNQRLYHSLQDYAKRYTWSGMGRVHKGVRDQGRYLNSRPTIQRPEVFFLPDLPSAPFFSREVQRHDVELLEQSFPALLAEFESIYHQPPARSGSSLPPGWKANSTPRGQWWTYYLVNQGTPLVLNVRRCPRAWRVLGQLRTFIANNVFGNACFSVLTPGALITEHYGPTNVRLRCHLGLRVPPSCELVVGGEPQCWSEGSCLLFDDSFLHRAFHEGSPEDGLRVVFMVDLWHPNVAAAERQALDYIFTPGRLEDKDGK